A genome region from Astyanax mexicanus isolate ESR-SI-001 chromosome 19, AstMex3_surface, whole genome shotgun sequence includes the following:
- the ppp1caa gene encoding protein phosphatase 1, catalytic subunit, alpha isozyme a, translating into MAEPDKLNIDSIIQRLLEVKGSRPGKNVQLTENEIRGLCLKSREIFLSQPILLELEAPLKICGDVHGQYYDLLRLFEYGGFPPESNYLFLGDYVDRGKQSLETICLLLAYKVKYPENFFLLRGNHECASINRIYGFYDECKRRYNIKLWKTFTDCFNCLPVAAIVDEKIFCCHGGLSPDLQSMEQVRRVMRPTDVPDQGLLCDLLWADPDKDVLGWGENDRGVSFTFGADVVAKFLHKHDMDLICRAHQVVEDGYEFFAKRQLVTLFSAPNYCGEFDNAGAMMSVDETLMCSFQILKPADKKLYSYGGGGGMGSGRPVTPPRNSAKGGKAKK; encoded by the exons TTAAGGGCTCCCGGCCAGGCAAGAACGTCCAGCTGACAGAGAACGAGATCCGTGGCCTCTGTCTCAAGTCTCGGGAAATCTTCCTCAGCCAGCCGATCCTGCTGGAGCTCGAGGCGCCGCTGAAGATTTGCG GTGACGTCCACGGTCAGTACTATGATCTACTGCGGCTCTTTGAGTACGGAGGCTTCCCTCCAGAGAGCAACTACCTGTTTCTGGGGGATTACGTGGACAGAGGGAAGCAGTCCCTGGAGACCATCTGCCTCCTGCTGGCCTACAAGGTCAAATACCCTGAAAACTTCTTCCTGCTTCGCGGCAACCACGAGTGCGCCTCCATCAACCGCATCTACGGCTTCTATGATGAGT GTAAGAGACGGTATAACATAAAGCTGTGGAAGACTTTCACAGACTGCTTCAACTGCTTACCCGTGGCCGCCATCGTAGACGAGAAGATTTTCTGTTGCCATGGAG GTCTTTCTCCAGACCTGCAGTCTATGGAGCAGGTGCGGCGTGTGATGCGGCCCACAGACGTGCCGGATCAGGGCCTGCTGTGCGACCTGCTGTGGGCTGACCCAGATAAAGACGTGCTGGGCTGGGGCGAGAACGACCGTGGAGTCTCCTTCACTTTCGGTGCTGACGTGGTGGCCAAATTCCTTCACAAGCACGACATGGACCTCATATGCAGGGCACATCAG GTGGTTGAGGATGGCTACGAGTTTTTTGCTAAGAGACAGCTGGTCACCCTGTTCTCTGCTCCAAACTACTGTGGAGAGTTTGACAATGCTGGAGCCATGATGAGCGTGGATGAAACGCTCATGTGCTCCTTCCAG ATCCTCAAGCCTGCCGATAAGAAGCTGTATTCgtacggaggaggaggaggaatgggcTCAGGGCGTCCGGTCACTCCGCCGCGCAATTCTGCCAAGGGTGGAAAAGCCAAGAAATAG